GCTTTAGGTAATGGGCGGTATAGGACTTGAACCTACGGCCTCCTGCGTGTCGAGCAGGCGCTCTAGCCAACTGAGCTAACCGCCCCATCAATGTGAATTATCCATTTTTCAGGGCAATTATCAAGTCTTTTTTAGCTTCTCAATATTTTAAGCATTTTGGCGTATTTTGGATTGATTTGTTCTTTTCTTGTCCAGACAGCAAGCTGGAGGCTCTTTCTGCAGGAGCAATTTTCATCGCACAGCGATTTTTCCGACTGCAAAACCGTCTTTATCAAACCTATCGCGTTTTCCGTCGCTTCATACAGATTACCGATAATATCCTCTATCACTGTCTGCGCATCGGCTTTCTTCTGTTTCCGCCAGCAGTCATAATCGCTTACCATCGCGATAAGCACCAAGCACATCTGAGCCTCTCTTGCGAGTTTCGCTTCAGGCATTGCCGTCATTCCGATAAGCTGGCCGCCCCATTTTTGGTGCATAAGCGATTCGGCCCTGCTCGAAAATTGCGGCCCTTCCATACAGACATACGTCGCTCTGCTGTGGACATTTGTTTTTACTTTGCCGGAAACATTCAACAGGATTTTTCTTAATCTGTCGCAGTAAGGATTTGCCATCTCGCAATGAACCGCGATATCATCAAAGAAAGTATTTTTTCTTTTAAATGTCTTGTCGATCGTCTGGTCAACAATCACAAGGTCCCTCGGTTTTATTTTTTGCGTAAGCGAGCCGACAGCGGCGCTTGCGATTACCGATTTTACGCCCAGTTTTTTTAATGCGTAAATATTTGCCGCGTACGTAACAACGGATGGACTGTATTTATGCCCCCGGCCGTGCCTGTTCAGAAAAGCTACTTTTCTGCCGGCGAAAGTTCCTGTAAGTATATTATCGCTTGGAAGACCGAAAGGCGTATCAACTTTGACATGGCGGAGATTATCAAGCCGCTCCTGCAATACATCACCAATTCCCGAACCGCCTATCAGGCCTATAATTTCTGACATTATTGTTTCCCTTTTAAAAATTTTCTGTAATTTTACTCATAAACACCCCACAAAACAAGTCTTTACAATAAACAAAAAAGGCCGGCGAAAAACCGGCCTTTTGTCTCGGTATTTTAGAATTAATCCCTATTCCTCCGATTCCTCATCAATAGATTTCCTGAATTCAAGATACTCTTCTTCGCTCATCGATTCCTTAAAATCCTCATCGCTTTTCCACAATTCATCGAGCCAGTCGAGTACCTGGTTAACATCGACTACCAAAGGTTCGACTTGTACCACTGTCATTGCCTCAGCCTGCATTTGTGCAGGCATCAATAAAAGTTCCGGTTCGGATTGTTCCGACATCATCATTTCTATTTGACTGCCTGTATCTTCAAAATACGCCCCACGTCTGCCGACACATCGAATCGGCGGCATACGGTAATTACCTATAATTTCGATGTTATCTATGCCCCAATACCCAGCCCAATAATAACCATTGTAATGCCAGCGAATTCGGACGTTCGACTGGTCAGCAGCAATTCCGCTTATATCCTCAGTAATATTTCCACTTGATGAATCTGTATATTGGAGTATTGTTTGCCACGGGCCGTTATTAATGCTTATATCGACATCGGCATTTGCATCTCCCCAACCAGAGTAAGAGAAATCATGAGAAAATTTAAGTGTAACTCCTAATGTTCCGTTGCAGTCGACAGCAGATGTAATAAGCATTTCATTCATATCCGCATCTTCTCCAAAATAGCTGTCAGCGATACAAGCATTTCCTGTCCAATATGAACTACTTTCATAACCGGGATTATCTGTCCTCCATGTTTTGCCATCATTATAGTCATCGATTAAAGTCCAATCATTGGGAATACCATTTTCGAAGTCCTCAGCAAGCAATATCTCATTATCCGGCCAGGCGGCATTCCACTGCCAGTTCTGTGCAAAGACGGCGAAATCCTCAAAATTGATAAAATTATTATCATTAAAATCGGCAGGCATCGAAGAATTCACATCTTCAAGCCAGTAATCCGAATAAAGAAGCAAATCGGCTGAATTAACTATACCATCTTCGTTGAAATCCGCATCGTTAACGTAAAACTCATCAGAACCTATATCGGTTCTGCCGTTTACTATCCTCGGTTCGTCGTCAATGTCGGTTTCGCCTTGTTCGGCAACGAAATTCGGGTCGCCTTTGTCAATGCAGGATGTCGAATCGGGCATCAAATGATAATTACTTAACTGAGGGTTTTCATCTGTGTTTCCTATGCCATCACCACCGGGATAGTCTTGAATACAATTATAGTTTACTTTCGTGGATGTGCCATTAAGGCCGTTAGTATTTCCCCAAATAATATTACTATGAATATTTGGGTCGGCGTAATACAGAAGAATACCATAAGTATCGTTATCTACAATCGTATTATAAATAATATCGGCATTAGAAGTAGTAGCGTAAATACCGTAGTTATTGGAATATATCCGATTAGCAACTAAATTATTCCCTCCGTATACACCAACGTTATTATTGGCAATGATATTCCCCATCAGCAAGGCGTTATCGCCTATAAACCCATAATTATGGTTTTGTATATTACATCTTCGAATCTCCGCACTACCGTTACAGGATATACCGCCACTACTGTTATTAACAACGTCACATCTTTCAACGGTAAAAACGCCATCTCCACTAATGCCGTTATAGTTTCCTGTAATAATGCTGTCCGTTACATTTACAATAGAGCCGGAATTTACCATAATACCGGCGATGCCATCTGAGTTATGTGATGCAATTGTGCATCTGTCGATGTTTACCTGTGTACCGGAATCGCTGCAATTTATACCATGAGAAGCATTCGTATTTACGAAAGTATTAATAATATTTACATTTGAACCATTTTCGCAGCTTATGCCATTATTATTATTGTTTTTGACAATGCAGTTTTTAATTGTTGTCGTACTGCCGTAGCAGTAAATTCCTTTTTGCGTTCCTTTTGTAACAGTAAAGCCGTCGAATATACAATCGGCGGCGGTAACGACATTCGAGACATCGCCGGTGTCAT
The Phycisphaerae bacterium DNA segment above includes these coding regions:
- the mtnP gene encoding S-methyl-5'-thioadenosine phosphorylase, whose product is MSEIIGLIGGSGIGDVLQERLDNLRHVKVDTPFGLPSDNILTGTFAGRKVAFLNRHGRGHKYSPSVVTYAANIYALKKLGVKSVIASAAVGSLTQKIKPRDLVIVDQTIDKTFKRKNTFFDDIAVHCEMANPYCDRLRKILLNVSGKVKTNVHSRATYVCMEGPQFSSRAESLMHQKWGGQLIGMTAMPEAKLAREAQMCLVLIAMVSDYDCWRKQKKADAQTVIEDIIGNLYEATENAIGLIKTVLQSEKSLCDENCSCRKSLQLAVWTRKEQINPKYAKMLKILRS
- a CDS encoding right-handed parallel beta-helix repeat-containing protein is translated as MDITEWYPSERHEYGPHEMTTGDIAAAVYYQNINYNNEAEWLTDYFRIPTFNTGSPFVFNWSHNESNSICNPVWTDQYQPTGYIPGTGYYSISSTGNDTAWSSLDDGKLAVTVYYEVVDLGEQDANGVGGSPITFRDPNGTPVFCYSERYVLLLTYKFKNLSTTSDVNGLEFYQMLHGHPAFQTYNTHGMYETANFYDSLSNYLPCDSNHQVGNFRYDITLWNSGDPQTEHVDWMSISSTIEPVDYGFNYFGDYNYYLYMGADIKSRNLNDVNNLYGNEVAGAMKWYIGNLGPLETKSITLALMYGVGPIQHTPPIPPLPDGIEVDIFKDDGLDEGDCVGPSTQTVERDINYTIDYFVLKTDIFDENNIEVNDVTIVDFLPTSGVDFISAEPNYYCDYNEAAKTVTWYIGDVNTGSGFGVFDTLTLKVKIREDCPQGSPLTNTVYFYSGGNLIKTDAVDTNICCENIIIYVRQDANEGGDGRSWQTAYKELRDALTNITLCTEQIWVAAGTYYPTEANDPSPGNKTFTLIDGIDIYGHFAGWESSIDQRNLADTNNTTTLSGDVDDDNDTGDVSNVVTAADCIFDGFTVTKGTQKGIYCYGSTTTIKNCIVKNNNNNGISCENGSNVNIINTFVNTNASHGINCSDSGTQVNIDRCTIASHNSDGIAGIMVNSGSIVNVTDSIITGNYNGISGDGVFTVERCDVVNNSSGGISCNGSAEIRRCNIQNHNYGFIGDNALLMGNIIANNNVGVYGGNNLVANRIYSNNYGIYATTSNADIIYNTIVDNDTYGILLYYADPNIHSNIIWGNTNGLNGTSTKVNYNCIQDYPGGDGIGNTDENPQLSNYHLMPDSTSCIDKGDPNFVAEQGETDIDDEPRIVNGRTDIGSDEFYVNDADFNEDGIVNSADLLLYSDYWLEDVNSSMPADFNDNNFINFEDFAVFAQNWQWNAAWPDNEILLAEDFENGIPNDWTLIDDYNDGKTWRTDNPGYESSSYWTGNACIADSYFGEDADMNEMLITSAVDCNGTLGVTLKFSHDFSYSGWGDANADVDISINNGPWQTILQYTDSSSGNITEDISGIAADQSNVRIRWHYNGYYWAGYWGIDNIEIIGNYRMPPIRCVGRRGAYFEDTGSQIEMMMSEQSEPELLLMPAQMQAEAMTVVQVEPLVVDVNQVLDWLDELWKSDEDFKESMSEEEYLEFRKSIDEESEE